A stretch of the Dyella telluris genome encodes the following:
- a CDS encoding DMT family transporter: MKTSDITALLLLGAIWGASFLFMRMGADEFGGMALAGMRAIGAAICSIPLLTRTRLVEMRTHWRDIAIVGIANSALPFVLFSYAATSLPAGVSAISDAIAPLLVALSGWMLLGEKLSPTQASGLVVGFTGVVWLVAGTVGFSGGAHATGWAMAACLGANVCYAFGAHYSHRRLRSGVTPLSVATGSQLAAALLLLPLTVWMWPTHTPGWTSWLAVLGLAALCTSLAYVLFYSLMARVGASRSMVVMFLIPVFGVAWGLLFLHEPVTLAMAGGCVVILLGVALTTGLLPPRNREAALNEVVTERA, encoded by the coding sequence ATGAAAACCTCCGACATCACCGCACTGCTGTTGCTGGGAGCCATCTGGGGCGCCTCGTTCCTGTTCATGCGCATGGGCGCGGATGAATTCGGCGGCATGGCGCTGGCAGGCATGCGCGCCATTGGCGCGGCGATCTGCTCCATTCCCCTGCTGACGCGCACGCGACTGGTGGAGATGCGCACGCACTGGCGTGACATCGCCATCGTCGGCATCGCCAACTCCGCCCTGCCGTTCGTGCTGTTCTCCTATGCGGCGACCAGCCTGCCGGCGGGTGTCTCGGCCATTTCCGATGCCATCGCCCCGCTGCTGGTGGCGCTCTCGGGCTGGATGCTGCTGGGCGAGAAGCTGAGCCCCACGCAGGCCAGCGGCCTGGTGGTCGGTTTCACCGGCGTGGTGTGGCTGGTGGCCGGCACCGTGGGTTTCAGCGGTGGCGCGCACGCCACCGGCTGGGCCATGGCCGCGTGCCTGGGCGCCAATGTCTGCTACGCCTTCGGCGCCCACTACAGCCACCGCCGCCTGCGCAGCGGCGTCACGCCGCTCAGCGTGGCCACCGGCAGCCAGCTGGCCGCTGCGTTGTTGCTGCTGCCCCTTACGGTATGGATGTGGCCCACCCACACGCCGGGCTGGACGTCGTGGCTGGCCGTGCTGGGCCTGGCGGCCCTCTGCACCTCGCTCGCCTACGTGCTGTTCTACAGCCTGATGGCCCGCGTCGGCGCCTCGCGCAGCATGGTGGTGATGTTCCTGATCCCGGTGTTCGGCGTGGCGTGGGGCCTGCTGTTCCTGCACGAGCCGGTGACGCTGGCCATGGCGGGTGGCTGCGTGGTGATCCTGCTGGGCGTGGCGCTGACCACCGGCCTGCTGCCCCCGCGTAACCGAGAGGCCGCGTTGAACGAAGTAGTGACGGAACGCGCCTGA